From the genome of Anopheles moucheti chromosome 3, idAnoMoucSN_F20_07, whole genome shotgun sequence, one region includes:
- the LOC128305431 gene encoding SUN domain-containing protein 3 has product MPETYQKNLAVYILCSLLVCFIVFRVYFSENYEQSHDRIAVIEKPEQNKDIELHKIDDTNSETNVQCFKEMVVLQERISLLEQLNFDKLGPTDYAARIFGGEVVSADATSRHQSSIFSRMRNMISYIYDDYHQLQCIIQDCGTCYALEGSSGTIVLKLMKNVYLKAITIEHIPKSSLPGKVDVYSAIKEFSVWGTNRPSNTGKDIYFGTFTFDYATTFLETFEFDLEHGMPSIRFVRIDIHSNHGEMFTCIYRIRIHGTPE; this is encoded by the exons ATGCCTGAAACTTACCAGAAGAATTTGGCCGTTTATATACTGTGCTCTCTGTTGGTATGTTTCATCGTGTTTCGGGTTTATTTTAGTGAAAACTACGAACAATCGCACGATCGGATTGCAGTTATTGAAAAG CCGGAACAGAACAAAGATATAGAACTTCACAAGATAGATGACACGAATAGTGAAACAAATGTCCAATGTTTTAAAGAAATGGTAGTTCTCCAAGAAAGAATATCTCTCCTGGAACAGCTGAACTTTGATAAACTTGGTCCGACTGATTATGCGGCTCGTATTTTTGGTGGAGAGGTTGTGTCAGCAGATGCAACATCACGTCACCAGAGCTCAATCTTTAGTAGAATGCGAAATATGATATCATATATATACGACGACTATCATCAATTGCAGTGCATCATACAG GATTGTGGTACATGCTATGCTTTGGAGGGAAGCTCAGGAACAATAGTGTTGAAGCTGATGAAGAACGTATACTTAAAAGCCATAACGATTGAACACATTCCGAAGTCATCATTACCCGGCAAAGTGGATGTTTACAGCGCTATAAAGGAATTTTCAGTTTGG GGTACAAACAGACCAAGCAACACAGGAAAGGACATTTATTTCGGCACATTCACCTTCGATTACGCGACAACGTTTTTGGAGACGTTTGAGTTCGATTTAGAGCATGGCATGCCCAGCATTCGTTTCGTACGGATTGACATTCACTCCAATCACGGTGAAATGTTTACTTGCATCTACCG GATTCGTATTCACGGCACACCAGAATAG
- the LOC128305428 gene encoding uncharacterized protein LOC128305428 — translation MDSNKNKECCYSNGGGGLTVVIGTDGIAKAVSAAKYQNQFNNNNLIEQENLMPPVHDRVSGMVQDDSSPSTLPQQNGVPSNDSPVKDKVLAENGSSRHFASVFNQSSSSVLAGSEIPSERLLPNLQSSVEFFITGTNNVTSFNPTTNGTGADHLRTPGQGSNGYVQPTVDPASNGTVVPPDNESCQVDVEVPKFNVHEDSCPPDEGDFSDNNSLGNLSYVSENGLIEEIILLPNNAYSDDDNASTSDDCIYAYRGGEPDGAAGQLLDLQGDLPPDDETDFLEMDFDPEPSSEMENFNRQSDFMLGLDDDKFAGVPRPSDGQDNAGNGTRLSPIVARSPTTPQHNLIHHESGPFPMENEATSQKGNDTGLHRVPESNDARSLLSAAVQTHSSLADESIATATAHDQRELNVNVGERNNSLVPSVNRLEAQKTGAIPKNVPILMERSTPTEREGLPSTKNLRLELSLQPDEPGLVETSHHYQQCSQFYYKSAEFGASKRSKGVLAESGDEETHCLDCAEQEFLMRTKQDPTRQRFCNVCNAAKQEVKGRSLTNGAVRSYARDNTGRAETQGFFSQGSDRELPQEDDHTTVDELLDLRAEQIVYDTLHKINTLKEMPPMGGLARVNRYQNTGSVPNVPEQHVATKTNNCWYDQQVPRVRAKKTQDEEQSVTIYTFNCSLLTIMESLTCFGLTPNQEVLRQYFYDQYEVDTSKMTIPQYLLHMSKRDCNYKKLIDAIKSSCDDELLDIQYYPLHPYSDMPETVEICSSEIAKRWTANTNLRQIIHFKHKHFHTLNVLGKIVNILRQPSRGRHTSHMISIPQYYKSGIVKIRRIGVW, via the exons ATGGATAGCAATAAAAACAAGGAGTGCTGTTACAGCAACGGTGGCGGTGGGCTTACCGTAGTCATTGGTACGGACGGTATCGCCAAGGCGGTGTCTGCTGCAAAGTACCAGAATcagttcaacaacaacaaccttaTCGAGCAGGAAAACCTGATGCCACCGGTGCATGATCGAGTGTCCGGCATGGTGCAGGACGACAGCTCACCCTCAACGTTGCCCCAGCAGAATGGCGTACCGTCGAATGACTCGCCGGTGAAAGATAAAGTTCTTGCGGAAAATG GCTCTTCCCGTCACTTCGCGTCCGTTTTTAATCAATCATCCTCATCCGTTCTTGCTGGCAGTGAAATTCCATCGGAACGATTGCTTCCGAATCTGCAATCATCCGTGGAATTTTTTATTACGGGCACTAACAACGTCACTAGTTTTAATCCTACCACAAACGGAACAGGCGCGGACCATCTCCGAACTCCTGGACAGGGGAGCAACGGTTACGTTCAACCCACCGTAGATCCTGCGTCCAATGGTACGGTAGTTCCTCCAGACAATGAATCATGTCAAGTAGATGTGGAAGTCCCTAAATTCAATGTCCACGAAGACTCTTGTCCACCGGATGAAGGTGATTTTTCGGACAACAATTCGCTCGGCAACTTGTCGTACGTGAGTGAGAATGGTTTAATTGAGGAAATCATTCTACTCCCGAATAATGCTTACTCCGATGATGATAATGCTTCCACGTCGGATGACTGCATCTATGCGTACCGTGGTGGAGAACCGGACGGTGCTGCTGGGCAGCTGTTAGACTTGCAGGGTGATTTGCCACCGGACGACGAAACGGATTTCCTCGAGATGGATTTCGATCCGGAACCAAGCTCCGAGATGGAAAATTTTAACAGGCAGTCGGATTTTATGCTCGGTTTGGACGATGATAAGTTTGCTGGCGTGCCGAGGCCATCAGACGGACAGGATAATGCTGGGAATGGAACGCGATTATCACCCATCGTTGCACGGTCCCCTACGACGCCGCAACATAATTTAATACACCATGAATCGGGTCCTTTTCCGATGGAAAACGAAGCAACATCACAGAAAGGAAATGACACGGGTTTACATCGTGTACCGGAATCAAACGATGCACGATCACTACTATCAGCTGCGGTACAAACACATTCTTCGCTGGCGGATGAGTCCATAGCGACAGCTACTGCGCACGATCAACGGGAGCTAAATGTTAACGTCGGGGAACGAAACAACAGTCTCGTACCAAGCGTGAACCGACTAGAAGCGCAAAAAACGGGTGCCATTCCAAAAAATGTTCCAATTCTGATGGAACGTTCTACGCCGACGGAACGAGAAGGTTTGCCCAGCACAAAGAACCTTCGACTAGAGCTTAGCCTACAACCAGACGAGCCGGGTTTGGTCGAGACATCGCATCACTACCAACAATGTTCtcaattttattacaaatctGCAGAGTTTGGTGCTAGCAAACGCTCGAAGGGAGTATTGGCAGAGTCGGGAGACGAAGAAACGCACTGTTTGGACTGTGCAGAACAAGAGTTCCTGATGCGGACGAAGCAAGATCCCACCAGACAGAGGTTTTGTAACGTTTGTAATGCAGCGAAACAGGAAGTTAAAGGACGATCGTTGACAAACGGTGCTGTGCGTTCTTATGCACGAGATAATACAGGGCGTGCCGAAACGCAAGGCTTCTTCTCGCAAGGATCAGACCGGGAACTACCGCAAGAAGACGATCATACGACGGTGGATGAGCTGTTGGATCTTCGTGCGGAACAGATCGTCTATGATACGTTGCATAAAATCAACACGTTAAAGGAAATGCCACCCATGGGTGGACTGGCGCGAGTTAATCGTTATCAAAACACAGGCAGCGTACCGAACGTGCCAGAACAGCACGtagcaaccaaaacaaacaattgctGGTATGATCAACAAGTTCCGCGTGTCCGTGCTAAAAAG ACGCAAGATGAGGAGCAGAGCGTAACGATATACACGTTTAACTGCAGTCTATTGACAATAATGGAATCATTG ACATGTTTTGGCCTTACACCGAATCAGGAAGTGCTTCGGCAGTACTTTTACGACCAGTACGAAGTCGACACGTCCAAGATGACCATACCGCAGTATCTGCTTCACATGTCCAAGCGCGATTGCAACTACAAGAAACTGATCGACGCCATCAAATCAAGCTGTGATGATGAACTGTTGGATATACAATACTATCCG CTTCATCCTTACTCGGACATGCCAGAAACAGTGGAAATTTGTTCCAGTGAGATTGCAAAACGATGGACCGCTAACACTAATTTGCGACAAATTATTCACTTTAAGCACAAACACTTTCACACGCTGAATGTTCTTG GTAAAATTGTGAACATTCTTCGGCAGCCTTCACGTGGTCGGCACACCAGCCACATGATCAGTATACCACAGTACTACAAGAGCGGAATTGTCAAGATCCGGCGGATAGGCGTATGGTGA
- the LOC128305430 gene encoding testis-specific serine/threonine-protein kinase 4-like produces MVETQARLHAALQETHPRTSDPLNTLAKNGFIAMETIGNGAFAIVKKARWTKLNKAVAIKIMSKTQLSDNIVQKYVTRELELVRTLRHEHIIHFYEIIETNMRFYIVMEYAENGSLMQLVRDKEVTLTEARVRRYCWQLVDAIHYLHAHFIAHRDIKLENIVLDKKDRVKLIDFGFSCRTRQEGNDQPTLLRPYLAESCCGSYAYASPELLCLKKYDPIPADIWATGVVIYTLLYRLLPFSSNNDAKIMREIIGRGVHFHSKVTVTDEAKELLKQIFVPVALRIPVEIVKQSLWFHMELAEE; encoded by the exons ATGGTAGAAACGCAGGCGCGTCTGCATGCAGCACTGCAGGAAACTCATCCCCGTACGTCCGATCCGCTAAATACACTTGCAAAGAATGGCTTCATCGCGATGGAAACGATTGGCAATGGAGCGTTTGCAATCGTAAAG AAAGCGCGCTGGACCAAGCTAAATAAAGCGGTGGCTATAAAAATTATGTCTAAAACACAATTATCGGATAACATCGTGCAAAAGTATGTGACACGCGAGCTGGAACTTGTACGTACTTTACGCCATGAACATATAATCCATTTTTACGAAATAATAGAAACCAATATGAG GTTTTATATAGTTATGGAATATGCCGAAAATGGATCACTTATGCAATTAGTACGCGACAAAGAAGTCACACTGACGGAAGCGAGAGTACGTCGGTACTGCTGGCAATTGGTCGATGCCATCCATTATTTGCACGCGCACTTCATTGCCCATCGGGACATCAAGCTGGAAAACATAGTGCTTGACAAAAAAGATCGTGTAAAATTGATCGATTTCGGATTTTCCTGTCGGACGCGACAAGAGGGCAACGATCAACCCACCTTATTACGACCGTACCTGGCGGAATCGTGCTGCGGCAGTTACGCGTATGCCAGTCCGGAGTTACTGTGCTTGAAAAAGTACGATCCCATACCGGCCGATATTTGGGCGACCGGTGTTGTAATATACACGCTACTATATAGACTGTTGCCGTTCTCGTCCAACAATGATGCGAAAATCATGCGAGAG ATTATAGGTAGAGGCGTACATTTTCATTCGAAAGTAACGGTCACCGATGAGGCGAAAGAGTTACTGAAGCAAATTTTTGTCCCGGTAGCGCTGCGTATACCAGTCGAGATCGTTAAACAATCGCTATGGTTCCATATGGAACTGGCCGAAGAGTAA